A genomic window from Leptolyngbya sp. BL0902 includes:
- a CDS encoding peroxiredoxin, with protein MTEHAEGCLRVGQLAPDFSATAVVDQAFKVIKLSDYRGQYVVLFFYPLDFTFVCPTEIAAFSDRCEEFKALHAQILAVSVDSEFAHLAWVQTERKAGGVGDLNYPLISDLKKEVSAAYNVLDPEAGVALRGLFIIDREGIVQHATINNLAFGRNVDETLRVLQAIQHVQSNPNEVCPVDWQPGDKTMVPDPVKSKDFFADTPG; from the coding sequence ATGACAGAGCACGCGGAGGGATGTTTGCGGGTTGGGCAACTGGCCCCAGATTTTTCGGCGACGGCAGTGGTCGATCAAGCCTTTAAGGTCATTAAGCTGTCGGACTATCGAGGGCAGTACGTGGTGCTGTTTTTCTATCCCCTCGATTTCACCTTCGTTTGCCCTACAGAAATTGCCGCCTTTAGCGACCGCTGTGAGGAATTTAAGGCGCTCCATGCCCAAATCTTGGCAGTGTCGGTGGACAGTGAATTCGCCCACCTTGCCTGGGTTCAAACCGAGCGCAAGGCGGGCGGCGTGGGGGACTTGAACTATCCCCTCATTTCCGACCTCAAAAAGGAGGTTAGCGCTGCCTACAATGTGCTAGATCCTGAAGCAGGCGTGGCCTTGCGGGGGCTGTTTATCATCGACCGCGAGGGCATTGTTCAACACGCCACCATCAACAATCTTGCCTTTGGCCGCAATGTAGACGAAACCCTGCGGGTGCTCCAGGCGATTCAGCATGTGCAGAGCAACCCCAACGAAGTGTGTCCGGTTGATTGGCAACCGGGGGATAAAACCATGGTGCCCGACCCCGTGAAATCCAAAGATTTCTTTGCCGACACCCCAGGGTAA
- a CDS encoding PHP domain-containing protein, protein MVVASDLTSLNQRGLTGDAQILRQVFDSVDAASCPHTYNFHMHTVCSDGKLTPTALMEQVIDIGLQAFAITDHHSLRGYYQAQAWLEDWRWRHPTPLGQRRAHRHLGGTAPRLFTGVEINALLAETEVHLLGYGFAPRHPAIVPYLQGSAPRGPMKAAEAVITAIQTAGGLAVLAHPARYRTAAEVLIAHAVALGIDGVEAYYAYNNPDQWHPCPRHTPLMETLARRHRLLTTCGTDTHGSNLLRRL, encoded by the coding sequence ATGGTTGTCGCGTCAGACCTCACCTCTTTGAATCAGCGTGGGTTGACAGGCGATGCTCAAATCCTGAGGCAAGTTTTTGACTCTGTTGATGCGGCCAGTTGCCCACACACCTACAACTTCCACATGCATACGGTGTGCTCAGATGGTAAGCTCACCCCCACCGCCCTCATGGAGCAAGTCATTGACATTGGCCTACAAGCCTTTGCCATTACCGACCACCACAGCCTGCGCGGCTACTACCAAGCCCAAGCCTGGCTAGAAGACTGGCGCTGGCGGCACCCCACCCCCCTAGGGCAGCGGCGAGCCCACCGTCACTTAGGCGGAACTGCACCTCGTTTATTTACTGGGGTAGAAATTAACGCCCTCCTCGCTGAGACCGAAGTTCACCTGCTGGGCTATGGCTTTGCCCCCCGGCATCCGGCCATCGTGCCCTATCTGCAAGGGTCGGCTCCCCGTGGCCCCATGAAGGCGGCTGAAGCCGTGATTACGGCTATCCAGACGGCGGGGGGGCTGGCGGTGTTGGCCCACCCCGCTCGCTATCGCACCGCCGCCGAAGTCCTGATTGCCCACGCCGTCGCTCTGGGGATTGACGGTGTGGAAGCCTACTACGCCTACAACAACCCCGATCAGTGGCATCCCTGCCCCCGCCACACGCCGCTGATGGAAACCCTAGCCCGCCGCCACCGCCTGCTGACCACCTGTGGCACCGATACCCACGGGTCTAATTTGCTGCGCCGCCTGTAG
- a CDS encoding peroxiredoxin family protein yields the protein MTAAPSLAPWQIWRKYLLPRPARLGLALGVGVPDFALVDVTHGRTVRLANWRGKQPVVLAFTRIFAEGVYCPFCYPHIMAMNAAYQRFRDTGTEVLMITSLNPRQGRAVVEDLHLPLPLLCDPVGQSFQNYHTGQALGAPLPAQFVLDAQGQLRYGHWFSFLHHNADPEALLAAVEAL from the coding sequence ATGACCGCTGCACCGTCCCTTGCCCCCTGGCAGATTTGGCGCAAGTACCTGCTGCCCCGCCCCGCCCGACTGGGGTTGGCCCTAGGCGTGGGTGTTCCCGATTTTGCCCTAGTCGATGTCACCCATGGGCGCACGGTGCGGCTGGCCAACTGGCGCGGCAAACAGCCCGTGGTGCTGGCCTTTACCCGCATCTTTGCCGAGGGGGTGTACTGCCCCTTTTGCTATCCCCACATTATGGCCATGAATGCCGCCTACCAACGGTTTCGGGATACGGGCACGGAGGTTTTGATGATAACAAGTCTCAACCCTCGCCAGGGCAGGGCCGTGGTGGAAGACCTGCACCTGCCCCTGCCGCTGCTGTGTGACCCGGTGGGCCAAAGCTTCCAAAACTACCATACAGGCCAAGCCCTGGGGGCACCCCTCCCCGCCCAGTTTGTGCTAGATGCCCAGGGTCAACTGCGCTACGGCCACTGGTTTTCCTTTTTGCACCACAATGCCGACCCTGAGGCGCTGTTAGCCGCCGTGGAGGCACTGTGA